A genomic stretch from Pseudomonas sp. MUP55 includes:
- the trhA gene encoding PAQR family membrane homeostasis protein TrhA: MYHGERFNAWSHLLGAVAASIGAVWMLVVAAMDGSPWKIVSVAIYGFTLIVLYSASTVYHSVRGRRKEIMQKVDHFSIYLLIAGSYTPFCLVTLRGPWGWTLFGIVWGLAVIGILQEIKPRSEARILSIVIYAVMGWIVLVAVKPLLAALGTAGFVWLASGGVLYTVGIIFFALEDRLRHSHGIWHLFVIGGSLLHFVAIMHYVL; this comes from the coding sequence ATGTATCACGGGGAACGTTTCAACGCATGGAGCCATTTGCTCGGTGCTGTCGCAGCGAGCATTGGCGCGGTGTGGATGCTGGTGGTGGCGGCTATGGATGGCAGCCCCTGGAAGATCGTCAGCGTGGCGATTTATGGCTTTACGCTGATCGTGTTGTACAGCGCTTCGACGGTGTATCACAGCGTGCGAGGGCGGCGAAAAGAGATCATGCAAAAGGTCGATCATTTTTCGATCTACCTGCTGATCGCCGGCAGCTACACACCGTTTTGCCTGGTGACACTGCGCGGGCCGTGGGGCTGGACGCTGTTCGGGATTGTGTGGGGCCTGGCGGTGATCGGCATTTTGCAGGAGATCAAGCCACGCTCGGAGGCGCGCATCCTGTCCATCGTGATCTATGCGGTGATGGGCTGGATCGTGCTGGTGGCGGTCAAGCCGCTGCTCGCGGCGTTGGGCACGGCCGGGTTTGTGTGGCTGGCCTCGGGCGGGGTGCTGTACACCGTGGGCATTATCTTTTTTGCCTTGGAGGATCGCCTGCGCCATTCCCATGGGATCTGGCACTTGTTTGTGATTGGCGGCAGCCTGCTGCATTTTGTGGCGATCATGCATTACGTGCTGTGA
- a CDS encoding LysR family transcriptional regulator yields MRLRHIEIFQAIRQTGSISAAAQLLHVSQPAVTKVLQHAELQLGFALFLRVRGKLLPTPEALALESEVEKVSASLQGVRRLANSLRREPGQSIRIGAIPALALSLLPPSILQWKRDYPDVACELSSDHSRELVQKLLMREIDLALTLSFSGHPGLTTQVLANGVLVALASKGYWPDAERHKPLPLAELAGAPLIGLSSADPLAAKLGSYLENVEPAPRVTISVQTYSLARAMVESGAGLTVIDPFTALGASTATTDIRTLTPPLPITLYALTRANEPPPHMLARLLEIVGSRAGELLERLK; encoded by the coding sequence ATGCGCTTGCGTCATATCGAAATCTTCCAGGCCATCCGCCAGACCGGCTCCATCAGCGCCGCCGCGCAGTTGCTGCATGTCTCGCAACCGGCCGTGACCAAAGTGTTGCAGCACGCCGAATTGCAGCTGGGCTTTGCGCTGTTCCTGCGGGTACGTGGCAAATTGCTACCCACGCCGGAAGCCCTGGCGCTTGAAAGCGAAGTCGAGAAAGTCAGCGCAAGCCTGCAAGGCGTGCGGCGCCTGGCCAACAGCTTGCGCCGCGAACCTGGGCAAAGCATCCGCATCGGCGCGATCCCCGCGTTGGCGCTGTCGCTGCTGCCGCCGTCGATCCTTCAATGGAAACGCGATTACCCGGACGTCGCCTGCGAGCTGTCCAGCGACCATAGCCGCGAACTGGTGCAGAAACTGCTGATGCGCGAGATCGACCTGGCGCTGACCCTCAGTTTCTCCGGGCATCCGGGGCTCACCACTCAGGTACTGGCCAACGGTGTGCTGGTGGCGCTGGCGTCAAAAGGCTATTGGCCGGACGCCGAGCGGCACAAGCCCTTGCCGTTGGCCGAACTGGCCGGCGCGCCCTTGATCGGCCTGTCCAGCGCCGACCCGCTGGCGGCGAAGCTGGGCAGTTATCTGGAAAATGTCGAGCCCGCGCCTCGGGTGACGATCTCGGTGCAAACCTATTCACTGGCCCGTGCGATGGTCGAATCCGGCGCCGGCCTGACCGTGATCGACCCGTTCACTGCCCTGGGTGCCTCAACGGCCACGACGGACATCCGCACGCTCACCCCGCCGCTGCCGATCACCCTCTACGCGCTGACCCGCGCCAACGAGCCACCGCCGCACATGCTGGCCCGTCTGCTGGAGATTGTCGGCAGTCGCGCCGGTGAGCTGCTGGAACGCCTCAAGTGA